One Mercurialis annua linkage group LG3, ddMerAnnu1.2, whole genome shotgun sequence DNA window includes the following coding sequences:
- the LOC126673517 gene encoding serine/threonine-protein phosphatase 2A 65 kDa regulatory subunit A beta isoform — protein sequence MAMVDEPLYPIAILIDELKNDDIQLRLNSIRRLSTIARALGEERTRKELIPFLGENNDDDDEVLLAMAEELGVFIPYVGGVEHAHVLLPPLETLCTVEETCVRDKAVESLCRIGSQMRESDLVDWFIPLVKRLAAGEWFTARVSACGLFHIAYPSAPDLLKTELRSIYSQLCQDDMPMVRRSAASNLGKFAATVEPTHLKMDIMSIFEDLTQDDQDSVRLLAVEGCASLGKLLEPQDCVAHILPVIVSFSQDKSWRVRYMVANQLYELCEAVGPEPTRTDLVPAYVRLLRDNEAEVRIAAAGKVTKFCRILNPELAIQHILPCVKELSTDSSQHVRSALASVIMGMAPVLGKDATIEQLLPIFLSLLKDEFPDVRLNIISKLDQVNQVIGIDLLSQSLLPAIVELAEDRHWRVRLAIIEYIPLLASQLGVGFFDDKLGALCMQWLQDKVYSIRDAAANNLKRLAEEFGPEWAMQYIIPQVLEMSNNPHYLYRMTILRALSLLAPVMGSEITCSKLLPVVANASKDRVPNIKFNVAKVLQSLIPIVDQSVAEKSIRPCLVELTEDPDVDVRFFANQALQSIDNVMMAS from the exons ATGGCGATGGTCGATGAGCCACTATATCCAATAGCTATTCTCATAGACGAGTTAAAGAACGATGACATTCAGCTCCGGTTGAATTCAATCCGTAGACTATCGACAATTGCACGTGCTCTTGGAGAGGAGCGAACCAGGAAAGAATTGATTCCATTTTTGGGCGAaaataatgatgatgatgatgaggtTCTTCTTGCTATGGCTGAAGAGTTGGGAGTTTTTATTCCGTATGTTGGGGGTGTTGAACATGCTCATGTTTTACTCCCACCATTAGAGACCCTTTGCACTGTTGAGGAAACATGTGTAAGAGATAAAGCTGTGGAGTCGTTGTGTAGAATTGGTTCTCAGATGCGGGAGAGCGACTTGGTTGACTGGTTCATTCCTCTTGTTAAG AGGCTGGCTGCTGGGGAATGGTTTACTGCTCGAGTTTCTGCATGTGGGCTATTTCATATTGCCTATCCAAGTGCCCCTGATTTGTTGAAGACAGAATTGCGGTCAATATACAGCCAACTTTGTCAAGATGACATGCCTATGGTTAGGAGGTCTGCTGCCTCCAATCTTGGAAAATTTGCTGCAACTGTTGAACCTACACATTTGAAGATGGACATCATGTCAATATTTGAGGATCTTACCCAGGATG ATCAGGATTCTGTTCGCTTATTGGCTGTTGAGGGTTGTGCTTCTCTTGGAAAATTGTTGGAGCCTCAGGACTGCGTTGCACATATTCTCCCTGTTATTGTTAGCTTCTCTCAG GATAAGTCTTGGCGTGTGCGCTACATGGTCGCAAATCAATTATATGAACTATGCGAGGCTGTAGGGCCTGAGCCTACTAG GACGGATTTGGTTCCTGCATATGTGCGGTTACTTCGTGATAATGAGGCTGAAGTACGTATTGCAGCTGCTGGAAAAGTAACCAAGTTCTGCCGCATTTTAAATCCAGAACTTGCTATTCAGCATATTCTTCCTTGTGTGAAG GAACTATCAACAGATTCTTCCCAGCATGTGCGGTCTGCTTTGGCTTCAGTTATAATGGGGATGGCTCCTGTGCTGGGAAAG GATGCAACAATTGAGCAGCTTCTTCCAATTTTTCTTTCCCTGTTGAAGGATGAATTTCCTGATGTACGTCTCAACATCATCAGCAAGCTTGATCAAGTGAATCAG GTTATCGGGATTGATCTACTGTCCCAATCATTATTGCCAGCAATCGTTGAGCTTGCAGAGGATAGACATTGGAGAGTTCGACTTGCAATCATAGAGTACATACCTTTATTGGCAAGTCAGTTGGGTGTTGGGTTCTTTGATGATAAACTTGGGGCTCTTTGCATGCAGTGGTTACAAGATAAG GTTTACTCAATTCGTGATGCTGCTGCAAATAATTTGAAACGACTTGCTGAAGAATTTGGTCCAGAATGGGCAATGCAGTACATAATTCCACAG GTTTTGGAGATGAGTAACAACCCACATTATTTGTACCGGATGACAATTTTACGTGCTCTCTCGCTCCTTGCTCCTGTCATGGGCTCAGAAATTACATGCTCTAAACTGCTGCCAGTGGTTGCTAATGCATCAAAAGACAG AGTACCCAACATCAAGTTCAATGTGGCAAAGGTCCTGCAGTCTCTTATTCCCATAGTTGACCAGTCT GTTGCGGAAAAGAGCATTCGCCCCTGCTTGGTTGAACTAACCGAGGATCCAGACGTTGATGTCCGTTTTTTCGCCAACCAAGCGCTTCAGTCAATTGATAATGTCATGATGGCTAGCTAG
- the LOC126671445 gene encoding probable carboxylesterase 6: MVAVSLDSGLSSLQIGKECSYQRLHGAVTDELPGLIRVYKDGHVERSQIVPCVTTRLAPELGVLSRDTIIDRVSNIWARFYVPTTSEDRKPLIVYFHGGGFCVGSSAWSCYHEFLSKLAAKTDCLVMSVNYRLAPENPLPAAYEDGITALMWLKKLSVSNCDSGQSWWTKQCNFSNIFLAGDSAGANIVYNVISMVGSDTTLNLKGMIMIQPFFGGEARTDSEKNLVQSPRSALSLAASDTYWRLALPRGANRDHRWCNPMAKLKDGGEIIVQLPMMVCISEMDILRDRNLEFVNSDLVCKGKKKRVVHKGVGHAFQILSKSQIAQTRTIEMMSEINDFISGCYIST, translated from the coding sequence atGGTTGCAGTTTCTTTAGATTCAGGCTTAAGCAGCTTACAAATCGGCAAAGAATGTTCTTACCAACGCCTGCATGGAGCTGTAACAGACGAACTTCCAGGTTTAATCAGAGTTTACAAAGATGGCCATGTCGAAAGATCACAGATAGTTCCATGTGTCACTACCAGATTGGCTCCAGAGCTTGGAGTACTCTCAAGAGACACAATCATTGACAGAGTCTCTAACATTTGGGCACGTTTTTATGTTCCAACAACCTCGGAAGATCGAAAACCTTTGATTGTATATTTTCATGGAGGTGGATTTTGTGTCGGGTCGTCTGCTTGGAGTTGCTATCATGAGTTTCTGTCAAAATTAGCTGCAAAAACAGACTGTTTGGTTATGTCTGTTAATTACCGTTTAGCGCCTGAAAATCCTCTTCCTGCTGCTTATGAAGATGGGATTACGGCTCTAATGTGGTTAAAAAAACTGTCTGTATCAAATTGTGATAGTGGTCAAAGTTGGTGGACTAAACAGTGCAATTTCTCCAATATTTTTCTTGCTGGGGATAGTGCTGGTGCCAATATAGTCTACAATGTTATTTCTATGGTGGGTTCTGATACTACTTTAAATCTCAAAGGAATGATTATGATCCAACCCTTTTTCGGAGGAGAGGCGAGGACCGATTCGGAGAAGAATTTAGTACAATCGCCTCGGTCAGCGCTTAGTTTGGCGGCATCGGATACGTATTGGAGACTCGCATTGCCACGCGGGGCTAATCGCGACCATCGATGGTGTAATCCGATGGCGAAATTGAAGGATGGAGGTGAAATTATTGTACAATTGCCAATGATGGTGTGTATATCAGAGATGGATATATTAAGAGACAGGAATTTGGAATTTGTTAATTCAGATTTGGTGTGTAAAGGTAAGAAGAAGAGAGTTGTGCATAAAGGTGTAGGACATGCCTTTCAGATTTTAAGTAAGTCTCAAATTGCACAAACTAGAACTATTGAGATGATGTCtgaaattaatgattttattaGTGGGTGCTACATTTCTACATAA
- the LOC126671315 gene encoding acetylajmalan esterase-like, translating to MNTNTAFFQVLIVASLFVLISCKAKDPKAEDLKSCKFDRIYQLGDSLSDTGNSIIEVPPAYHARLPYGETIGKATGRPSDGYLMIDFLALSAGVPLLQPYENPNSTFTHGADFAVAGVTALSKEKLMELKLDLGYSNSSLIVQLGWLKKLLSSICNDTKDCQKKLKSSLFSVGIGPNDYGRALWKNVSIAKTKETMTPLVVQTIKDGIQTIISYGASRIVVDAAYPLGCSPSYLSSFLNKTSAIDSFGCLKDYNSIYENHNFQLGKALEELRKANPHVIIVYNDVYNATYSIIKNLRTLGFKTYRKACCGIGGKYNVSPGLDKMCGAKGVPICPNPSEHVFWDGGHFTHHSSKVISHYLVKRMLPKLKCIA from the exons ATGAATACAAACACAGCTTTCTTTCAAGTTCTCATAGTTGCCTCATTGTTTGTCCTAATTTCTTGCAAGGCAAAAGATCCCAAGGCAGAAGATCTCAAGTCTTGTAAATTCGATAGAATATATCAATTAGGCGATTCTCTTTCGGATACCGGAAATTCTATAATAGAAGTTCCTCCAGCTTATCATGCTCGATTGCCTTACGGTGAAACTATTGGAAAGGCAACTGGTCGACCTTCAGACGGATATTTAATGATTGATTTTCTAG CACTTTCTGCCGGAGTTCCATTGCTTCAGCCTTACGAGAATCCAAATTCGACATTTACTCATGGAGCGGATTTTGCAGTTGCCGGTGTTACAGCTTTATCTAAGGAAAAATTAATGGAATTAAAACTTGATCTTGGATATTCTAATAGCTCCCTCATTGTTCAACTTGGATGGCTCAAAAAACTTTTATCCTCTATCTGCAATGATACAAAAG ATTGTCAAAAGAAACTTAAATCCTCCCTCTTCTCGGTTGGGATCGGGCCAAATGATTACGGCCGTGCATTGTGGAAAAATGTGAGCATTGCAAAAACTAAGGAAACAATGACACCATTAGTTGTGCAAACCATTAAAGATGGCATCCAA ACGATAATTAGTTACGGTGCTAGTCGTATAGTTGTCGATGCAGCCTATCCCCTTGGTTGCTCGCCATCATACCTATCGTCTTTCTTGAATAAGACTTCTGCTATTGATTCGTTTGGTTGTTTAAAGGATTACAATAGTATTTATGAAAATCATAACTTTCAACTTGGAAAAGCACTCGAAGAATTACGAAAAGCGAATCCACATGTGATCATTGTTTACAATGATGTTTACAATGCGACGTATTCAATAATCAAAAATCTTCGAACCCTTG GATTTAAAACATACAGAAAAGCTTGTTGCGGGATTGGAGGAAAATATAATGTTAGTCCTGGATTGGATAAAATGTGTGGAGCTAAAGGTGTACCGATTTGTCCAAATCCTAGTGAACATGTATTTTGGGATGGAGGCCATTTCACTCATCATTCTAGCAAAGTTATATCACATTATCTGGTGAAAAGGATGTTGCCTAAACTTAAATGTATTGCTTGA
- the LOC126671318 gene encoding uncharacterized protein LOC126671318, translated as MPVVEHLRLGYHFVEYLYAGTMPTELSASLSCLKVLELPSICFRCMSEISVVLCLIVSSPNLEKLEIVFVATSGKIIPLAPKLLKVADLLENALKKLRVVKMKLSDKKEVRPELEFLKFLLAESVVLEKMLIQPAEGTTAEEGFKILKKIIRFQRSSKKADILYLDCDGDGEC; from the exons ATGCCTGTCGTTGAGCACTTGCGTCTCGGATATCATTTTGTGGAG TACCTTTATGCTGGAACAATGCCGACTGAACTTTCAGCTTCTCTTAGCTGTCTTAAAGTTCTTGAACTGCCAAGTATATGTTTTCGGTGTATGAGTGAGATCTCTGTTGTTCTTTGCTTGATTGTGAGCTCTCCTAACTTAGAGAAGCTTGAGATTGTG TTTGTTGCGACTTCGGGTAAAATAATACCTCTTGCTCCGAAACTTTTAAAGGTAGCAGACCTGTTAGAAAACGCACTAAAAAAGCTTCGAGTGGTGAAGATGAAGCTCTCAGACAAAAAAGAAGTAAGACCTGAACTGGAATTTCTAAAGTTTCTTTTGGCTGAATCAGTAGTACTTGAAAAGATGTTAATACAGCCTGCTGAAGGAACAACTGCAGAGGAAGGATTTAAGATTTTGAAAAAGATAATTCGATTTCAACGTTCATCAAAGAAAGCAGACATTTTGTACTTAGATTGTGACGGTGATGGCGAATGTTGA